From Amaranthus tricolor cultivar Red isolate AtriRed21 chromosome 4, ASM2621246v1, whole genome shotgun sequence:
TAATACTTCAAACTTTCACATGACggataaaattgataaaattttcACTATTTCCCAAATATAGAAAATCTTGTGGAATTTGATATTGGTAATTATAATAACGGTTtctttatgaaaacaattacGCCCATGCATTccaaatatcattaataatcaaaatgaaaaaatcagTGTTCCCTAATAACTATACTAGTCTAATAAATTAATGGAAACAACTGTTGCAGAAAGCACTTAAAAAAAGAATCGTTGAGTGAGTGGATAGGGAGCTTTCAAGTTCCACAGCtatataattggtattatcataACCCACAAAACACACATAATTCTATGCCTTTCTTCTCAATCCTCATTTGTTGAGAGAGaaacagaaaagaaagaaatagcAGATCCCCAAAACAGAAGGGCGGTTAATCTGTGAACCAACCTTCTTCAGACTTCACtcacttattaaaaaaaatcaattttaaaataaaaaaagtatataaaaacATTCTGGTACATATAAAACATCACCGATCAGTCAGTGAGTCCATCAATCCTTTCAAATATCAAATCAAAAAGATATCATATCAAGAGAAAAATCACATCCTGGTTTTagagagattaaaaaaaaaatgtcatcttcatcatcatcaacaacagGAAGTGCAGGTGGAGGTAATGGTGGAAGTTTGGATACTTCCCAAATCACTCAAATTCACTCTCCATCACCTGACCATCTTCTTTCTCCTTCTGATCAGCTTTGTTATGTTCAATGCAGCTTTTGTGATACTGTGCTTGCAGTAAGTCATCATCCTCTTCAATTTTTTAGGTCTCATTTTGTGTTTctattgttatttgttataaaaaggaaaaaagattAGACTGTTTCattgaatatatataataattctcCTACTGATTTTAAgtgataaaaatgaaaaatggtgATGAGCAGGTGAGTGTGCCAAGTAGCAGCTTGTTCAAGACTGTGACTGTGAGATGTGGACATTGCACTAATTTGTTATCAGTGAAGGCACTTCTTTTACCAACTGCTACTCCTCCGCCGCCTTATCAACCACCACCACCGACACTCACAGTCACCCCCAATcaacttcttcatcatcatcatcatcatctctcTCCTCCTTTCTTCACCTCTCCTCACAATCTTCTGGTATGAAATTTGCTGCTTCATTTCAAAGCCCTCTTGAAAAATTTGGCACCCTTTGTAAAACATTTTATTTCgcgttttatttataataaatatatatattttatttataaacttaatatattttttttaactttttcgtATAGGGGAGAAAGAACCTTTTGCTTATTTCTTTCTATATGTAATTAGGGTcgtttttttctattttgtccAATTCTTTTCtatttacaaaatttaataatataagttttaaaaaatggaGTACTTGTaaaatatttatacttttaGGATAAGAATTCTTGACaacattaagtttttttttgaatgacttGAGATTTGGGCCGGGGGTTATAAAAATGTTGAgaattaagtataatttattCACATTTTGTAAATTGGACTATAGAAATTTTATGAGGCGAACTTATGGATTATTTGGTTGACATGGGTGAAGAGATATGATTTAATTTGAATTGTTGTGAATGAATTACTAGGAAGAGATACAGAGCTCACCACCAAACATAGTGATAAACAGTCATCATCAACCTATGTTCAATGAAACCATGAATAATATGATGCCAGTTCGAGGAGTTGATCACCATCACCACCTTCATCTTCAAGAGATCCCTAAACCTCCCCCTGTTAATAGACGTAAGTCATCTCTAACACTTTAGTTTTACTTTTGGCTCGATCGGGatcttagattttttttatcatattaatTAAGGGTGTAGAATTCTTCTTATACTTCTTATTTTTAACACTCTTTTTATTGAATTTCtcctctttatatatatatatatatatatatgatatctGGTTAATTTAATAAGACTCTCTTATAATATGAAATGGGATATGATATTGCTTTTCAATCAAGAAAACCAGCAACATAAGGCTAATAAGTGAAGTACTTACCTAGCTTATCTGTCATTTATGATCTTTGGTTAGCAACAGTACTTAAAAAAAGACGgcattataatataataatatgcaGGTGTTTAGCCCTAATTAGGCATGTAAAGTTGAGATTTCAGTACACTATTTATTGTAAAACAAGATGAATGAAAACcaagttttgttttttatatttcttatattGACTTTCATGCATGTTTTCCTCTGAGTCTCTTTCTAGttcttaagtttttttaatgTACATAAAAAGGCCCATTTCATTTCAATTGGACTATCATGCATACACGTTTCTTGTATTTTGCTTAACTTGCACCTTTCTCTTGAAGTACATTTCACTTTCTTCTTAATTTGTCAACGGCCATTTAGTTAAGCTTGTTGGAAAATAACTTTCATTTAATACCATGTTAGAAAATTAAAGGGGTTGACTATTATAACTTCATAGGTTAGTTCTTTTATATTACCGATTGAGTTTTACGATGAAATTTGACAGTTAATTGTGTtgttttgaaggtttttttttttttttttttttttttttttttttttttttttgtaaaagtcCATAATCAAAGAGTCttcatatacttttttttttttttttttttttttttgacttggaTGGGATTTGAAATTATCATTGAGATTAAAAATTTTTGAGTTTAGTCAACGCCAATGGATGATGCCTTGATAAATTTTTCACTTCACTTTACCTTCCATAATTTGTAATAGTTTAACTAGGCTATGGAAATTATCCTTAAAAATTGGAAAAAGACTTGTGGGAAATATAACTCTAACGAGACAATTTGAAATCTAACAAAGTTAGTGCAATACAAATCGTAACCACATCAACATACCAAGCCATTGAAAGAACAAAAATCATATAGATCATTTTGCAAGTAATTAGTTTGTATGTTGTTGATTAAACGACTTAtcgaaaaaaatcaaattttaaattaacatactaaaaattttcaaattccttTTTTCAATACCTAATTTTTAAGGAAACATAGTATGTAAGACTGATGAATGATTTGGATGCATGAAGGAGTGAAGAGCTAGATTAATCAACAAATAAATGAGTAATGATATTAATTTGTCTATTTTCTCTggttttaatagttgctatatTTGTGTTGTTTATGCTACCAACAcacaattttaatctttaatatatttaattttcatttaatgaaaattctaaaaactttatattatgaaaatatgcaccaagagaaattaaataaaaatctacttaattatattttacattgtacatagaaaaatatatgacaaataggaTCTTTAAATGAACAATAGTTGCTAAAGAAATtataacaactattaaaatacagagaaaatattaattaatcagTCCCACAAATCTGATTAAAAACAAGTTAATTATACTTCATGTTAACATTTggtttaattaaatttctctataCCTTTATAGAGGACAAATGaatttaactattaatttatgaaaatctagcaaataagtaataataatatcatcatAATACAAGGATAGGTGGCCAAGTGTATGTGCCCCACACCACCTTGAGAAGGGACATATAAAATCCAAGAATAAGAGGTTGATGGGATTGATATTAGATGGATAGATAGATAGACAATGGTAACAAAAGGATATGATGAAGTTATGATTTAGAGTGAGAAATCATGGAAAGAGATAGAATGGGAAAAGGAAAGAGAGAGATATCGGAATGAATAAATGAATGAATGGATGAATAAATAAATGTATGAATTGAatgcaaaagaaaagaaaagaaaataactgtcagaaaaaaagtgagtttatttaatgtatttttgtttgtcttgtttgtttatatgtgtgttTTGCATGTCTTGATGATAAATGTTATCAGCCCAAGAGAAGAGACAGAGAGTACCATCTGCCTATAACAGATTTATCAAGTTAGTACTCTTTTCTTAActctttaatttaatatttttattaatataagtCCTATTTATAAGATATTAGAATATTTCATTGCTTACTTTTATaagtttgaatttgaattaacTAAATGAAAATAGTTCACTTTCTAATAAAATTGTGTTTCATGATATTAATTAAGTTTCGCTAAATGAAATATTTCACTTACTTAATGAAAATATGATCAATACATTCATATTATGTTTGagcttattaattattattactgaTTATAaaccattttatttttatctaataaTTAGAtgtatttactatatattacaTTAATTCTTAAATACTTGCAACTGATTGTGATATGTCGTTGTGTGAGAAAATAACACTTTTAGTTACATGTATTTTAAACGAATGAAATATATATACTTGTAAATAAGCTAATGCAACTTATGTTATCagatacttcctccatttctgTTAAAATATCCcatttgtttattattcatcaattattcttaatttgtattttatttttaattaatgcaataaaacatagtcaaatgagatcttatttgattcgtctcaacatgtatttattaatatctagttgttataatttttaatatacacAAATATCATTATCAAGTATTGAAAAGTGTATTGGCAAACatacaaaaattaaatgggacattTCACATTTGAAATGAAACTAAGGGAGTATTAACTAATACTATGAGCTAATGATTTGCGAAAATGAATTTTGGTAGGGATGAAATTCAGCGAATCAAAGCTGGAAATCCTGATATTAGTCATAGAGAGGCCTTCAGTGCAGCTGCCAAGAATGTAAATAATCTCTACAtccatttgtttatttattttattttatttatttgtgtatatgttttaattttgCCGTTTTTTCATGCTataaaaagattgaattatcatttcaatgtgttattttttttctttttaataaaaataactatttttgacagcataaaataattaatcaaattaaatttcattcatttttattgataattattttaaaatcatatatgtgactttttatttcacaaattgatgaaaaaatattgattttgctaTTGGCATGTAAAAGTGGGCCCACTTTCCACACATTCATTTCGGACTTATGCCTGACCATCAACCCGTGAAGAAGGCTAACGTGCGCCAGCAGCAGGTACTAtctaaccctaaccctaacaaGTACTTCACCTTTTTTAcgaaaaagaaaaactaaaattaaaatgcTCTTTCTTATTTATCCCACATCCATACATGTCATTTTTTagtatttgaaataaatattgcTAAAAAAGGTACATAAAATTCTTAATGCTATGTTTGCCAATAGTAATTgtatttgaatatctaaaattgacttaaatttagtatttgtcaaataaaaaaaattcaaatttaaatttgttcaaTTTCACTATTGTttaataagttttcaaaatgagATTTTATAAACAACTTTTCAAAccttgttatttttaaattattaatttatgcttttataattaaaaatatatacattttttCAAATATCACCTAAAATTATATCCATAAGTAACATATAATCTTATTTTAGTCATGTcataagttttgaaaaataaactaattttacaagaaacaaaattcaaatgttTTTTACCATTGATCatcataattgaaaaaaataattaaatatcttctatttatcaaaaccaacatttgATAAAAACAATAGGATAATTAAAAGCTTAAATAATACTTCATTCACTCCCTATGGATGTTTTTATAAGGAATATTCacgaatattaagaaaaattaaatctttttgatggtggatattttattttattgaataataaagttaatggaGAATAACTGAGGACTATAAACatgaataaatattaaaatacattAGTGAAAATATGAACACcataagtattaaaataatatttaattaaagtaATTAGTGAGAAACATGTGATGACAGTAAGcaatataaaattgttaaaattaagTTAGTGAAAGTTATATTGCGACCATaaatattgataaaatattaaaatttgtataaacaataattatgtCAAAAGTTTCGAATATATACATAGAGATATTTTGGGAAATTCCATGTGAAAATCCTAAATTTTCGCCTTTTTCACGtggtaaataaatattttttttaatccatgTGGTGACCTTGACCTTTCaacttttccacgtggtagacaaaacatagttttttttgttaactttacgttGTTTTACCCAATTTAatgacaattttaaaaaaaaccgttGTGATCACCCTAATTAACCACGTATttcaaaatatagtcaaaataaatacttaatgtaacaaaaaatttaacttttagtCTACCATATGGAAAAGTTAAAACGTAAGGGTCACCtcgtaaatttaaaaaacatttgtaaaaaaattaaaaattcaagaTCACTAAccgaaaattttcaaatatttttaagggaaaacaaataaaacgaTCCAATTCAGCAAACGAAGATATCATTAAGAAcgtattaattattgttttatatCATCCGAACAATGAATTGTACTATGCATAGTCATACTTATTATTTCGTTTTTATTCTGATTTAAAATTTAACTTTATATTGTGTTACTATATAAGAAAAGGCATACATCCAATATTTCTTGCATATAATTGattaatatatattacaaaagTAAACACTCACTGATAGAAATTATGGAAAACTACCAGACCTTTGAATTACTATTATAGAGTAAATTCTTTAAAAGCAGTGGTAAAGCTACATAGGGAGCTGGGGTCGAACCCTTTTATTTAAATACACAGTCCATTGTACTGATAAACTATGTACTCTTTCTAATTTGTTTTCTCCGTTTCTAGATGATGATCCCATTTTCTCATTATAAATCGttaatattttctaatatttttgttggtgttgctgcaattaactttattttaatatttttactgTAATTAACTTAGAGTATTTTGATAAGAAATTCTTTAACTTGAACTTTAAtgcaattaactataataatatttttgttgcaattaaatttattttaatttttttaaatttatgatcttttctttatttcatgaaatttttgttatttaatacattaaatatatccaccatttaaaaaattcaatttttcttaatctCCATAAACAATCCTTATGGAACAAGGAACGGAAAGTGTAATATATCACAAAACCATGTAAGGTGCATTTGTAATATTAGTAGAGATAAAACCTGAGATCTACGGATCAAATCTTCATGTTATACAAATTTTAATATTCGTATTAGGTTTGCTAAAATGATTAATCTTATAGAACTCTTGTCTTTCAAAACACTGACACAGTTGTTATTAACCTCTTATCGTTgaagtataaaattatataattgttccaattttaaacacaaaatctataattttaacttgttttttataatttcattaataATGCATCAATCGTTCAGCGATAATTATTATTCAACTTTGAACTATTATGACTTCATAAGTGTTGACAATGTGTTTTAATTTGAACTAGTGTTgatagaattatataaataaaagtagttgaaactttctTTTTCTATAGTTGCTACATTTGTTTATGTTATCTAATACATAAtttataatatctttaattttatatgataaaaaactttaaaaatttaatattatgaaaatatctactaagacgaataaaacaagattttACTTAagtatgttttacattatatatagagaaatatatgtcaaaaatcaaattgataAACAACAATTCCTATGTAGCAGCTATTAAAATTCCGAGAAAGTATATTGTATTGTGCATGTTTTTAATCTATgcatataattaaattgaatttataaataaatgcaGGAAGGAGATGAACATGATGTTCTGATTAAAGATGGGTTCCTAGCACCTCAAGCCAATGTGAATGTTGGTGTAGGTCCTTACTAAGATCTAGCACAACTAAATTGTAGTCATAAGAACATTGTCATTAAAGGAAGCCAGCATCAGTTATGTCAACAAGTACTCACTCTAGTACTAGTACTTCacctattactattactatgtGTTTAAATTTCTGtagccttttctttttttttttttaatttttttatcactaTTTCACTAGCTTATTTTTACATGGCTCCtctctctttttatttaattacttaCCTCTAGGGTTAATTTTAAGAGGGATGAACCAGGTAAATTAAACTGA
This genomic window contains:
- the LOC130811492 gene encoding axial regulator YABBY 1-like, producing MSSSSSSTTGSAGGGNGGSLDTSQITQIHSPSPDHLLSPSDQLCYVQCSFCDTVLAVSVPSSSLFKTVTVRCGHCTNLLSVKALLLPTATPPPPYQPPPPTLTVTPNQLLHHHHHHLSPPFFTSPHNLLEEIQSSPPNIVINSHHQPMFNETMNNMMPVRGVDHHHHLHLQEIPKPPPVNRPQEKRQRVPSAYNRFIKDEIQRIKAGNPDISHREAFSAAAKNWAHFPHIHFGLMPDHQPVKKANVRQQQEGDEHDVLIKDGFLAPQANVNVGVGPY